The Ictalurus punctatus breed USDA103 chromosome 17, Coco_2.0, whole genome shotgun sequence sequence ATTAGTGAGAATTTCCTAACAGTCAAAGGAGCTGCCCTCTTCTTACCCTGTGGAAATGGCTCCTCACCCTCGTCAGTGCCCCGCATCACACAGCGGCGCAACAAGCACACAGGTACACtgttcaaacacacacttgATCAGGATGGCAGCGTTTATGATGTCTTTAAAAGGGTTCTTTTGGTTTGGTAATGTGATGGATTCACTTTATTCGCAGTCTTCActgctaacgttagctagctgaCAGCATTTCTGAAAGGCAAGCTCATCAATGTTCATAAGATGTTTATAACTACAATAATCAGTTTTAAGTCCGCACTCAGTGAAACGTTCAGCTTTAGTCTGATACCCGACAGTGACGTCCAACAAAGCATCCCTTGATATGTTTTGTTTGTAGCTGTCAGCTGATGCCCTAATAACCGGAGTGCCGCAAGTCCTgcacatttgaacattttaacagGAAGGGCTGTTTAGTGTAATCTGAAATGTAGTGGAAATAAACAGatgtcttgttttttgttttttaggtgACCTCCAGCAACACCTGCAAACCATGTTTACTCTACTGCGGCCAGAGGACACCATCCGGCTGGTAGCCACCTTTTCCCATTTCtgtctgctaaaaaaaaaagatgcactCACTTTGCATGAAATCTGATTGCATAAACTCTCCATCACCCTGTGTTTCAGGCGGTGCGGTTGGAGAGCGCCTACCCTCAATGTACACGGTATATGGTGGTGGTGTCCACCATTGGAAGGCAGGACACTGAGGAGAGTGTAGTCCTTGGCATGGACTTCACCAACCCTGATCGGTCCGTCTTTCTCACCCAGTCACCTGTacaccattattttcccatgAGTGCTCTCGGCTGGATTGTAAGCTTATGTTTCATTGTGTGTGTCCTGCAGCAATCAATGTACAGTTGGTCTGGTCCTACCTCTGTGGAGTGACACTCTGATTCACTTGGACGGAGATGGGTAAGAGAGGACACACCCAGcatttcctctcttttcatATTAGTTTCAGATCCTTGTACTAACTTTGACGTGTTTCTCAACAGAGGCTTCAGTGTGTCCACTGCCAACAGAGTCCATATCTTCAAACCCGTGTCCGTCCAGGCCATGTGGTGAGCACCGCCAGACCCTCATGTTACTTTATTTCTTCCTCTCTGTCATTCCTTCTATTTCTCCCTGATTGTTAGTCTGCTTGatttgtttgggggtttttttctgtctttctcagaCCTTTTTTGTGCATCACTTCCCTTTTTGCAGGTCAGCACTGCAGTCCTTACACAAAGCATGTGAGGTAGCCCGGTGCCATAATTACTACCCAGGAAGCCTCTTTTTGACGTGGGTTACTTATTACCAGACCCATATGTCCTCTGAGCAGCACTGCATCAACGAGTGGAATGCCATGCAGGACGTGCAGTCTTATCGATCTGACTCACCTGTGCTGTTCACTGACTTGTgagtgtccacacacacacacacacacatctgcagttctgttttttgtttttttttaaattacttttataTAGTATTTGTGGTTTTAATGTGTACTACAGCTTGGTTTTGCTTagctttttgtaataaatattgTCTTTTTGGGTTTGGTTTTAACTCTGAGGACAGGCTGAAATCTCAGCAGTTCTGTTGCTTTAGATGTAGTTTTTCCTATTCAGTTTCAGCTTGTATTTTATCTTGGcttacaattattttattttccttattttGGTTTTTGTTACCTATATAaaccctgacacacacacagctctttcAAAGAAAGTGATGTGTCTTTTAAAGGTACTCAGATgcatgttgatgttgttgttgtggtgaaGCAGGAATAACTGGCATTTCTTGACTGTATACCAAACATTACCCCCCCGGGAAATATGGTTTTGTGACGCTTCACGCACTGTGGATATGTTCCCAGAATATATAAACCACTCCCTCTTAGAGTAGTCTTGCATCAGAGCAGCAACATGCATCCAACAAGATCTCATGGTCATCATTTTGCAATCTTATGACCATCCTATGCACTCCCACCTGTTTAAGCCAAAAGgtgacaaacaaaacaagtttcatTAAAAGTCAGCCGATAGAACGATGTTCTCTAGGAGGTGGctcagatatatatatttatgaaggGGGACTTTCCCACACTTGGAGGTTTTCccatgtgcatgtgtttttatctTTTAACCCACGCAGACTTTGTCTAGGGCTTTATTTAGCTCCTCTTGGAATTGGCTAGATTTGCAGTTGGAAAAAGTTTGAGATGGATAGGTAGACATGCATGCAGATAGATGGAAACAGGTGCTCTGAAAAGAACCAAATAAGAGCACATGCAATGTATTTCTGTGGCTGTAGCTGTCTAGACACTTGTCATTGATTAATTAAGTGACATGATTTGGAAGGAGGTCaaaaggtgttttgtttttccagagAGACTGGCTGATTTGGTTCTGCTGAAGCTGTTTTACCCATATTAAGCTGTTTATAGCTACAACTTCTATAAggtggcaaaaaataaataaatcttctaGACAAGCAACGTGAGGCCTGATATTCGGTGGACCATCACCTTCCATTAACACTTTATTCTAAGAAGATTAGCTGTACATTTCCATCACTTGCATGTGCTACTTTGTGATTTTAATTTTGTGATCTGAATCAGGCATGTCTGTGAAAATTGCAGAccaatttatttacttttatgaTCAAATCTGCATTGGTCtgatctttttttgtgtgtgtgtgttgcatggaTCGAATTCTCTGATTTTGCAAACAGATGCTGTCTCTTGCATTGGAAAGGTTTTCTGACTGCCTCTACTTGCCATATATAGTCAACTAGTACACATGTCCATAtcaaacacttcctgtttacgTGTATCACGAATCACCTTGAATTCACATTGCAGGCTGATTTTAAAAGGGCTATTATAATGACATGTATAAATTTACTTTATATTCACATATACCACACTATCAAGCAATTTTGAATTTCCTAGAAATAATggaatggaataaaaaaaaaaaaaaaatgttttcccgAAATAAACTAAGCACAGTTAGATATTAAGCTACTTATCTAGTTAGTAATAGTCACTGTAACGGTCACTGATTGCCTAGGTATAAAATGTATGCTTTATAGTTTCCCAGCTGAACCTGAATGTTTGCTTGAAATTATATTCACTTGCTTGATGACACAGAAACTTCCTTTCAAAGCTGAGTTGCATTGTTCTGTGTTGTGTGAACAGgccaacagagagagagcgcacagaAAGGCTGATCAAGACTCGTCTGAGAGAGATCATGATGCAGAAGGACCTGGAGAATGTAACCTCTAAGGAGGTACACATCTGCCAGCTGTAAATGGCTTAAGGCCAATACTTGCAtcaggaggggaaaaaaccctTTTAGTCAAATAAACTCCAATGCATTTATACATTAAATGTTGTAGGCAGGCTCAAAGCTGTATTGATCTAGTGGTGTTTGGTTGGTCTGTGCTAATGTGTTCTTGTTCTCTGTTAATATTTTGTTACTCTCAGATTCGCTCAGAGCTTGAGATGCAGATGGTGTGTAACCTACGGGAATTCAAAGAGTTCATTGATAACGAGATGATAGTCATCCTGGGCCAGATGGACAGCCCCACAGAAATATTTGACCATGTGTACCTGGTGAGACTTTCCGTATTCTCATCCCAGCAGCCATACAGCAGCCGATTATTTTATAAGTCCAGGTTGCACTGCATCTTGAAaagttttgctctcttgaatACAGGGTTCGGAGTGGAACGCGTCCAATTTGGATGAGCTCCAAAGCAGTGGGTAAGTGCTATCGTTTTGACCATCTGTCTTAATCAATACATCCGGTCTGTTTTATGAACCCGCTGTTAATTTTATCCCTGACCCTGTACTCCACAGGGTTCGTTACATTCTGAATGTCACACGGGAGATTGATAACTTCTTCCCTGGCCTGTTTGAGTACCACAACATCCGTGTGTATGATGAAGAGGCCACTAACCTCTTGGAGTACTGGAATGATACCTACAAGTTCATCTCTAAAGCCAAGTAAATGTTTGACTTTTTTATAAAGACTACAGAAGATCATTTCAGCTTTTATCGAATACAAGTGCCTCCATCTCAGTacttaaaacaaaagaaaagacatgCTGTTTTTGGTTAACGTGCAGAAAAGCCGGGGTGAAATGTCTGGTGCATTGTAAGATGGGTGTGAGCCGCTCTGCCTCCACCGTGATTGCATATGCAATGAAGGAGTACGGCTGGGATCTGGACCGAGCATATGAGCATGTAAAAGAGAGGCGTGCTGTCACCAAACCCAACCCCTCCTTCATGAAGCAGCTGGAGGAGTATCAGGGCATTCTTCTGGCCAGGTACTAATAaagaaataactaaataataatatatacactaccggtcaaaactTTGAAGACtcctgactgaaatgtttctcttgatgttaaaaatcttttgttcTGAATGTCTtttgatttaaatgtttgaaatcggtgtcgtaggcaaaaatattaattgtgccaacatattaatttctttcattaaatgaaactaacattttatttacaaaaatagattttttaaatggatgacttggagcgaaagattccaaaaagcagccaataagagtccagcatatgtgtgaactcctttaatactgttcaaaaagcatctcagggggattcccCAAGAACTTGgatgagaaaatgccaagaatacatttctggaaattctaggcaaaaagggggtctactttgaagatgctaaaatactcaattatttttgatttattttggattttttatcacaacataattcccatagttccatttgttaCGCCAGAGTTTTGCTGagtttattattctaaaatgtggcgggaaaaaaagaataaaaaaaaacaatgagtgTGTCTACACTTTTGACCGGTTGTGTATATACATGCAcgcattcatttttatttattttggacaGGTGTTCATGAAACAGAATGAACTGTGTTGTGCTTTTTACCTCAAGCGTCTGTTTGCTAGTGTTTTGTGGTAAGCTTTTAATAGCAAATGCAACATGAACAAGAGAAAAACTAATTTCTACAAGTATCAACTCTTTTAGACCCAGTATGAGCACATATGTACTATAAAATGAGCTGATAGATTAACATGGTGGAACTGAGAAATATGTTACATACAAAGAGCAGCATCTAGCACTCTGTATTTTCACATGCGCAGCCTAATGAGTTATCCAGCCCTGAGAACAACAGTACACAAAACCAACCAGTCTTTGATATTTAGGTTTTGATTATGGATTTGCTGCCGTAGTGTACCGCTTCAGAATACTGAGCTTATTGCGTATGAATGACGTGGGCTTTGTGAATTAGTATCTGCTTGGTCACATTCCTTAGCTGAGTGTCTTTGTGATGCTTTGCTgtcatgtgtgtttatgctcTTTGAAgttctctcttttgtttttgtttttttgtggacaGACAAAGGTCATAAGCATCAATGCCTCACCCTTTGCTTATTCTATTACATACATACTTTTTCTCCAGTGACGTTTATGACTTTGTTAGACTGCTGGTCTCAAATCTTAACCCTGTGCCTCTCCCCGTCTCCAGCAAACAGAGGCATAATAAGTTGTGGCGATCTCACTCAGACAGTGATCTAACCGAGCAGCAGGAACTTGTGTGTAAGAGCGCACCTACGCTGGGCCGTTCTGACCCACACAACCAGCAACACAAGCCCAATGGCACGTGCTCTGTAAATAACGGGCCCCAGACAATCAACAGCTCACAGCCTGGAACAGAAAACACCCACACCGAGACATCTACACACCCTACCAGTCAGAAAAACTCAGAGCGGCCATGCGAGGACCCCTTGCTCCCAACTCTGCCGCGTGCATGTGCAGCCACTGTAGTGCCTGAGCCCAAAATGGCAGAAAGCCGCCGTCTCAAAGTGGCAGTGACGGAGCCCATCGCTCGCCCTCAGCCTCCACCTTCCCTTCATGCCCTTCCTCGCTCCCCATCTACCTCTTTCCATGGACACAAGTCAACGGCTGTGCCTGAGCCAAAAATACACTCTGATAAGCTGTCCCTGGATGTACCCGATTCTTCTGGGACCCAGAACATAGCATTGTGCTCGGATACTGTGAGTAGTCTTACTGAAACAGGAGCCGATTTAGCATCTTCAAGGACTCCCATGGCTATTAGTCCTTGTGAAGTTCCCCTTGAGTCGAGCTGTTCCACTagcagtagatcagagagctgcAGTAGCGGTGCAACAGATCAGAGGACGGGCAGCTCTACCACCCTCACCACAGACAGCATTGACTTCTTCAGTGCTAGAGAGAAGTTCCTGGGCTTGTCTCGGGATGACCAGACCAACTCACTTCATGAAGCAGTGACGCCACGCACGGCTCAATCCCAAAGCCCCAGCCTATGCCTGGAGGAATCGAACCCAGCGGCAACCAAGGAGGTAAAAGcatcacacacagcacacagacaGATTGGGTTGGTTTGCTATATTTGATCTGCGATATTTTCAACGGTTTATGATAAATCACGTTAAAAGGAATACTTGAGCGTTAACCTAACCTACTGTGTCTGTAgcatatgtatatttgtatgtgcAAGTACAGTGGACAAGTATTTCATTTTTCTCTGTGCTTAGGAAATAAACGATAGCCCATTGACTTGAACCTCACTTATTATGAAATCCTCTATTTGTCTGaattttgtgaaataaaattttaaaatgcatgacAACGGAATGCAAATTCATGACTGCAGTGGTTACACTGATAAAAAATAACGGGATAACGGACGAGACATGAAAGGTTTATCACGTGCTGGTGATATTTTACAACTTCTAAATACtggaaaatacattaaaaagtaaattCATTTAGACTGTCTTTGAGTAAAGTATTCATGAAGGTCTTCTCCAAAATGTACTGTTTAAAACAGCTCAACAGCTGCTCTCAGGCTCCCATTCAAATTTtgtttaaccctcctattaggTTATGGGTCAATatgacccatttccacatttgagatttCTGGTtaatctctttttctctttaaaagtttttactttcctcatttagggtcatgaacttgtatgcaaatatttcttatgGCTTGTCTTGGACTGTGGAATTTAAACAGTTCCCCCCCAATAATGGaagggttttttggggggggtttctCCATTCAATATCCTATTAATGTGGAGTAATTTTAAACTATTCTGTTTTCTTCGATTAAGTGAAGTGCAGTAGCAAcactttaatctctctctctctctctctctctctctctctctctctctctctctctctctctctctctctctctctcaggattcCTCCTCTTATTCAGAAAGCTCCTGTGAAGCTGAAGCCCCTCCCCCAGCAGAGCCTGACCTCATTCTCAGTGATAACAGCGTATCGGTGCGACACATTGTGTCTGAACTGGAGTCTGTTTCTTCCCCACAGCCTCCATCTCACATCCCTGAGCAACCCACACTCCAGGAGCAGCATGAGGAGAAAGAGGTAGAACAGAAACCGGAGAGACCATCACTTCCTCCTTCcacctccactcctccatgtgAGCAGCCAGAACGGGAGATCCCCCTCTCTCACCCTTCTCCTCCTCACTCGGCAGGCGCGGACGATGCAGACTCTCAGCAGCTTTCTTCTCCACCAGGAGGCACTGATTCGATCAAGACAGAAGCAGAAGAGCACGATGGAGAGGATGCAAGACCACTGGACGATGATGACTCTGGTATAATCCCAGACCCATCTATCTGCACGGTGGCTGTGTGCTCAAGTCTGGATCCCAGCTCCTCCTCATCTTCCCTGCTGTGGCTGGAAAGTGATGCTGAGGATGTGACGACAAAGCCACACGACTTGCACAAGATCCAGGAGACACTGCGGGAGCTGCAAGCCTTCCTGTACGAGGCTGGAGGGACGGAGGCACGCTTCAACTACCGCCCGCAGCTGGAAAACACGCACGGCTCCAGGGAATCACAGCCTCGGACACCGGCCATGTGGCAGAAAGCCATGGAGATGGAGGCGCGGATCAGGCAGGCTGGTCTCACTCCACCCTCATTTATGAAACGCTCAGCCTCGCTGGCCAAACTTGACCAGCTTGAACTGTCCACGCACGACCTGAACGACTGGGACTTCCGATCTGAGCTGCCTTCGtctccctcctcctcatcctcttcacGTTCGCTCTCCAGTAGCCATGATGAGGTCCATAAGAAGCAGCGCGTTCTACCTCAGACCCTCTCAGAGGCCAACAGAACTGAAAGCTCCTTCCACACCTCATTTTCCTGCCCGCAGCACAAGCAAGGCAGCAGCACGGGACAGCCCACAGACACCTCGGCCCCGCCCACTGTCTCCGTGTGCAcatggcagcagcagcacacaAAGCCACACCCTACACGCCGGCCACGCAAAGCAGTGGACAAGAAAAAGACAATTACTGTGCTGTACAATACCATGTGACCCGTAATGAACCGTCACGGCAGGGATATGTGTGCCATAGTGGTGCTCTGTTATTAACTTTTGGATTCATGAGATCCATCTGTAAGCTAAACCTATGAGCGTATGCTACTGTATTTGATATGTACTATGACTGTATGCAAAAATCTGCCCCTTTCAAATATTACTGCAAATAAAGGGGCTTGTTTCTCAAAACATGCACTTTACtaacttgtttttatttgtaatattattgtttttctccttttttaaatttggttTTATTCCAGGATTTCCACGATTAAgtcgggggttttttttgttgttgttgttgttgttgtttttttaatttttttttttgcactgattATGAAAAGTAGcctatctgtgtgtatgtagctgtgtgtgttgaTTGGAAAATGGAggcaatataatttttttttttttttttttaatcctgtggctattaaataaataaatatacacttttttttatttatttttttttttttaaagctgtgttAGTTATTTCCCCACACACTAAACTTGTACACTTTCAGTGACTGTGTTAAGCACATGGGGTCTTGAGAGCTGTAATGCCGGTTTTCTTGTAGCATGTTGCCCAGCGCCGCTTTGTGGACAGAAGTGAAACAGTGGATGATGTAATACTCTTGCGTTTAGCAGTGACTGATGTGCTTAGCTCTGCTTTAGTATTGGCCTTGCAGCACTGCAAACACTCTAGAAGTCTAGTTCTGTCAGTGTGTTTAAGTACAGTGTTGAGCACTAGAGCGTTTTACTCAGGGGTGGCTCTATAATGGTGGAATAGGTTTCCGTCTTAAAATCTTTTGAGTAGAATTGGGGCATTTTGTGATCTCTTCTGAGTTAAAGAGGCTTTAACGAGACACCTTGGTGTTGCCAAGTATACAGTTTCCTGCATTGGACTGCTTTTGCACTTTTACCAAAGTATGTGTGAGTTAACAAACTAGCCCGTTCACATGAGGGGTCTTCTCTCATAGGCACCTCctgttctctctcactgttAATTGTGTATACATTATGGTCTGTATCGGTGAACTGGGTCATCTGTTCAGCACATCTGTAATAATACTACAACACAAGAGGAGTAGGAGGACTACATAACTAATTATACTTTTCTACTGGTCTTATTGCTAACCATTAGACTGGTTTTGAATAGGCATTGGGTGCAGTTCTGGTAAACCTGACCTTAGCCAAcgtaaaatgtattttcagttgaaaacCTAAATCTAAAATTGATAAATAGGTAAATGTGTGATCTTGCCTGGGTGTGGTTTTATTTACTTAGGAAAGTGATTACATATCATCTATAATGATTTATGCAGTACCAACTTGAAGTGTAGCTAATCCTCTGGTTAATATTCACTCCATTAGTGGCAGCATAACATCATAGGCTGATTAATATAACATTACAGTATAACATAAAATGCACAACATAAAGTCATTAAAATGTTCGTGCAGTTAAGTAAATTTGACGGTCTTACTGTGGCTCTAGCATATCCTGCATTCAATCAGTTTGTCctagtcagggtcacagtggctctggagcctatcctgagaATACAACCTGGATCATTACAGAGGACACACATTTCCCATTTACTCTTTGTATATGTATCATACTGTACTagttactttatttaaatagtaGTCTGGATTTTATTCCCCCAGTTACATTTGTCTTGCGGCCTGGACTTAAGTACCTCTGATgatgtgaaataataataatttctctgGAGCTGAACCAACACCAACAGTTTTATTGCCTGGTTTGACTGGCTTAACTGCAGTGgtcacaaaatacaaaaaatgcCACAGGCATTGAATACATTTAAAGTTGCGGTTGTGTTTTAGGAGTATATATAGCAGATGCCAAGTAAAACAAGCACACTAATTCCAGCAGCATATAAAATAGCTTATTACCAGCTGAGAGCAGGAAAAAGGAAACTTCGCTCaatttattatatacattttatgcTGCATATCAGTTATGTCTTTAATAAAATTGGCTTTCATAAGACAGTTTGAGAGTAATGGTGCTCTGTCTCTGATGGTCTTGCAACGCTCATGTATATTTATAATCCTGCGCACTGGGAACCTGATGCTCACACCTCTGTGCTGTTTAAAGCTTTACTTCACAGCTTTAGCtcagattttttgtttttctcaggtTGACTCACAGGCTGACTGAAGCTCTCTGTAGATGCTGAGATAGTTGGAGTAACTTGGCTTTCCCAAACTTCCCAAAATAGCATTTTTAGTGCTGTTGATGCTCTCACGCCTCTTCATGCTGTGACTGAAGGAGAGGCCATGGAGCATCTCGCAGGCACAGTCATGGATTTAAAGCCTTATCCCGAGATGCTCTTACATACACTGAGAGAGCAAGTGATTAGTGGTTATTACTCTGAAACAACACATGTAAAGCTATAATGGCCGACTACAAGTTATACAGTCATTTTTGGTATCCATGAATACATCTAAAGGGAAACTCAGGCGTACACTGGTCTTCCTCCTGTCGGAGTAAAGAGGCCTAATAAAGTTTATACTGCTAGACAAGCTGCctaaaagacatttatttaatcaaactacaatatatggccaaaaatatgtggacacttgaccatgaCCCtgatatgtggttcttccccaaactgttgccacaaagttggaagctcAGAATggtctagaatgtttttgtatgttgtagTATTACACTGTTCCTTCCCTGGAACTAATGAGCCTCGCCAaaaccttttccagcatgacaacgtccctgtgaacgaagcgaggtccatgaagacggTTTGCCAAAACTGGAgcggaagaactcaagtggccctTAGCGAACCCTGATCCCAACCCCACTGAGCACCTTCAGGATAAACTGGAGCACAGACTTCACCCCTTACTgaacatcactgaacatcactaatgttcttgtggtTAAATgtacaaatccccacagccatgctccaaaatctagtggaaagccttcccagaagagtgaaggttatTGTAACcgtaaaggggggggggggggggggggggggacactaaatctggaatggaatgttcaaaaTGTCGCATCtttttgccatatagtgtactcATATATACCAGAATGATATATCGAATTTAATTGATTTGAACCATCATTCACTCCCAAATGTGGGCCACATCTTGAAAATTTGGCTGACTGGGCTAGCACCCAGCtaatgattttaaaattattcCATTTAATAGTCAGTCTCTTTCCTGTGTTCTATGAACatttgaaatgtaatatttgtaaaCATTCCTACAAAGTTCCTAAAACATTTCAAGTTCTAAGACCACCGTCACCTATATTTGTGTTAGCTTTTGTGAACATTGTGTCAACCATTTTTTACTCTGCTTTCAGAACATTGTAGGACTGTTATTTTCGGTGATATTACACCATAACCTTCTTAGAATCTGTCAAACCTTCATGTTTGGTTTCATGGTGTGACTGATATTTCCATGACTGGTCTTTTGGTTTTATGCTGCAGTTTCCCATTCTCATGATATCCACAGAATCACACGCTGACTGGAGGTTATCGGAAAGAAATGACGAAAAAGACCAGCTGAATTTTTCCAATATATATCATGTCTAATACGTGACACTCTCTGAATGCTCAAAGGAAGAATACGGTCCACTGGGAGAAGTGAATATTCACtaacttaaatataaataatgttctAAATCTAAATTTTTTACTTTGACTCACTAACATCAGATGCTGCTTTTTCATTAACGGCATCCAGATAAGATTGTCCACTCGGTATGAAATTTTCTCTTTTATTCAATCCCTCTTGAGGTTACAAATTTCAGCAGCGTTGTTGTAGTGAGTTCTATCATCACATCATACAGATACCATAGCGACACTCCACTTTCATATCAGGTGCAAATAAAAAACAGTGGAATATGTTGGTTTAATATTACTGATAACCACATTTAGCATTTCTATACAACCGAATCCTTATAATCACTTCTCTCTTAACATGCTTCATTGTCTTCATAACTCTGcacatatatatttctatatttatatatacatgttCCCTCTGTTGTTCTGTGCTGCTGGTCAGCCCTTTGGTCATTTCTTGACTGGCTATAATCACCAAGCCCAACTGCTCTGTGCTAAATTGTGCTTAAAAGGAATCTTGTGTCAGTATTATTCGCAATTATTATACAATTGTTGCCAGTCGCTTAGACCCAGATTGtcagaaaaaggagaaaaactcTGATTAGAGATTCTCCATTCGAGATATAATATTTGTTGTCCAGTATGAGACTGCATCTGGATCAGAGAAACTAGCCCTTGCTGTGTTCTCCCTGCATTGGCGCACCTGATTGGACCTTCTTGCCCACAGTTGGTATAGTGATTGGAGGAATCAGGAGCTCCAGTGCCATGTGAGGGTGAAGGATTCTAGAGACTTCTGAAGGCCTGGGTCAGGAAGCACTGCATGGAAGCCAGAAAAGAAACTGAAAAGTGTAGGGAGCTTAGTTGTTGAATGCATCAGAAAATAACATACTATAGATTTTTACATGGACATGACATTACAATAGCACCATATTGAGTATAAAACATACATTGTAATATATGTTTTCTGATCTGTTTAAAATTGTGTTCATGACACAAAGTATAAATATTGCAGTGAGGATCTAATTTATTATTGAGTACACTTCTGCTTAACCTAATTACCGACCTGAAAAAGACCAGAAAGCTCTCACTGATTTCATACGATATTATTCACACTTCTCAGTCACCACGAAATTGCAGTCCCGTATTTTCCTATTAAAAACGTTCTCTTGctcattgaaataaataaaatgaagctGCGCAGGCATGAGGTGACAAAACGGACAAAAAAGACATGCTGTTTCCATCGTGCATTTTGAGTTGTTGCCAACAATCTAACTTAGCCTTTATGTGAGGCAGACATTCTATACATGTACACGTTTCATTAATGGACACCTCTTAGGATAAGGAGCGTCCTTATGCGTCTTATAAGAGTGCAACTGAATTTTGTGCAAATGAAAACCAAACCTAATTTATCcaaattccattaaaaaaaaactatgcaatAGAGTTTTGT is a genomic window containing:
- the ssh2a gene encoding protein phosphatase Slingshot homolog 2 isoform X3, with the protein product METQSFSTFSEVCAVPLCLEAGSGEDDRHSHPRSISENFLTVKGAALFLPCGNGSSPSSVPRITQRRNKHTGDLQQHLQTMFTLLRPEDTIRLAVRLESAYPQCTRYMVVVSTIGRQDTEESVVLGMDFTNPDRNQCTVGLVLPLWSDTLIHLDGDGGFSVSTANRVHIFKPVSVQAMWSALQSLHKACEVARCHNYYPGSLFLTWVTYYQTHMSSEQHCINEWNAMQDVQSYRSDSPVLFTDLPTERERTERLIKTRLREIMMQKDLENVTSKEIRSELEMQMVCNLREFKEFIDNEMIVILGQMDSPTEIFDHVYLGSEWNASNLDELQSSGVRYILNVTREIDNFFPGLFEYHNIRVYDEEATNLLEYWNDTYKFISKAKKAGVKCLVHCKMGVSRSASTVIAYAMKEYGWDLDRAYEHVKERRAVTKPNPSFMKQLEEYQGILLASKQRHNKLWRSHSDSDLTEQQELVCKSAPTLGRSDPHNQQHKPNGTCSVNNGPQTINSSQPGTENTHTETSTHPTSQKNSERPCEDPLLPTLPRACAATVVPEPKMAESRRLKVAVTEPIARPQPPPSLHALPRSPSTSFHGHKSTAVPEPKIHSDKLSLDVPDSSGTQNIALCSDTVSSLTETGADLASSRTPMAISPCEVPLESSCSTSSRSESCSSGATDQRTGSSTTLTTDSIDFFSAREKFLGLSRDDQTNSLHEAVTPRTAQSQSPSLCLEESNPAATKEDSSSYSESSCEAEAPPPAEPDLILSDNSVSVRHIVSELESVSSPQPPSHIPEQPTLQEQHEEKEVEQKPERPSLPPSTSTPPCEQPEREIPLSHPSPPHSAGADDADSQQLSSPPGGTDSIKTEAEEHDGEDARPLDDDDSGIIPDPSICTVAVCSSLDPSSSSSSLLWLESDAEDVTTKPHDLHKIQETLRELQAFLYEAGGTEARFNYRPQLENTHGSRESQPRTPAMWQKAMEMEARIRQAGLTPPSFMKRSASLAKLDQLELSTHDLNDWDFRSELPSSPSSSSSSRSLSSSHDEVHKKQRVLPQTLSEANRTESSFHTSFSCPQHKQGSSTGQPTDTSAPPTVSVCTWQQQHTKPHPTRRPRKAVDKKKTITVLYNTM
- the ssh2a gene encoding protein phosphatase Slingshot homolog 2 isoform X2; this encodes MALVTVQRSPTPSTTSSPCISEAGSGEDDRHSHPRSISENFLTVKGAALFLPCGNGSSPSSVPRITQRRNKHTGDLQQHLQTMFTLLRPEDTIRLAVRLESAYPQCTRYMVVVSTIGRQDTEESVVLGMDFTNPDRNQCTVGLVLPLWSDTLIHLDGDGGFSVSTANRVHIFKPVSVQAMWSALQSLHKACEVARCHNYYPGSLFLTWVTYYQTHMSSEQHCINEWNAMQDVQSYRSDSPVLFTDLPTERERTERLIKTRLREIMMQKDLENVTSKEIRSELEMQMVCNLREFKEFIDNEMIVILGQMDSPTEIFDHVYLGSEWNASNLDELQSSGVRYILNVTREIDNFFPGLFEYHNIRVYDEEATNLLEYWNDTYKFISKAKKAGVKCLVHCKMGVSRSASTVIAYAMKEYGWDLDRAYEHVKERRAVTKPNPSFMKQLEEYQGILLASKQRHNKLWRSHSDSDLTEQQELVCKSAPTLGRSDPHNQQHKPNGTCSVNNGPQTINSSQPGTENTHTETSTHPTSQKNSERPCEDPLLPTLPRACAATVVPEPKMAESRRLKVAVTEPIARPQPPPSLHALPRSPSTSFHGHKSTAVPEPKIHSDKLSLDVPDSSGTQNIALCSDTVSSLTETGADLASSRTPMAISPCEVPLESSCSTSSRSESCSSGATDQRTGSSTTLTTDSIDFFSAREKFLGLSRDDQTNSLHEAVTPRTAQSQSPSLCLEESNPAATKEDSSSYSESSCEAEAPPPAEPDLILSDNSVSVRHIVSELESVSSPQPPSHIPEQPTLQEQHEEKEVEQKPERPSLPPSTSTPPCEQPEREIPLSHPSPPHSAGADDADSQQLSSPPGGTDSIKTEAEEHDGEDARPLDDDDSGIIPDPSICTVAVCSSLDPSSSSSSLLWLESDAEDVTTKPHDLHKIQETLRELQAFLYEAGGTEARFNYRPQLENTHGSRESQPRTPAMWQKAMEMEARIRQAGLTPPSFMKRSASLAKLDQLELSTHDLNDWDFRSELPSSPSSSSSSRSLSSSHDEVHKKQRVLPQTLSEANRTESSFHTSFSCPQHKQGSSTGQPTDTSAPPTVSVCTWQQQHTKPHPTRRPRKAVDKKKTITVLYNTM